The sequence ttttaaaaatgacaaataaaaataaaaaatttaattagaaaaataataacaactaaaatCAAACATAATGAATATGAGATACAATTTTTAGCCCCCCTCGCTCCCTTTAAAAGTGTGATAACTAGGGAGCTTACCTTgccataaaataaatttaataatctttttctcttttttttaattataattcaAGTCGATAGAAGATACAATTCACATATATAGATAGAAAGTTTAATTCAACCATTTGAACAAATCACTAAAATAACAAACCAAGGGTTTTCTAGTGCTTATGCAAGAAGGACACACGGAAATAGCCTTTGAATTACCATAGAATGTTTTGTGATTGGTTGAGTTGCAATTAGTAGAATAATTTCCTTGCTCTCcttctaacaacaacaacaacaaaaaaaaaaaaaaaaaagccgtTCTTGCTCTCTTCACGTTATCAAGTTAATTAGTATATATTTCTTATAACACATTTAAAATtccaacaaaagaagaagaagagataaaAAGCAATTGGAAGCATTAGCGAAGAGCCACGTCTACTTGTCGAATTTGTTTTTTCAGGTTGCCGCTCTAGATTTATTTCTTTCCCGCTTTTGTTTTATGGAGTACACTTTTATTCATTTACTCAATTTGCATTAATCCATCTAAATTGAACACCCGAGTGTTCGTTGGTTCACATGCTCTGATCAAAGAAGACTATCCTTCTTGTAATAGTAATGGAGATGGCAGAGTAGCACATGAaaatatttagtatatatatggAACCTTTGCCTTATTTATCTCTGGTTCAAAGATAAGTTGGCTCACGATTACTGAGTAGCCAATATGACCAGAAAAAACGACAGAAGAAGATAACCTTTGCCTTTTTATATATCTCTGGTCGGTCCTCTATCTATGTTTCTACACTAATACAAGTATATGACAATCCCAGTGAAAAGGGGTTAAAAATAAGAAGCGTACACTCATTCGGGCATGAAAAAAAACTATCTACAGTCAAGAAAAGAGGCATTGCTGTTATTGTATCAATTCAGGGATAAGCTTGAGCAGAAAAGACAATTCCCTCTGTGAGAATTGAGGtctattttgaactttttcctcCCCTTGCAACAGCATCTCATCTTCAACCTCTTCTGGCTTCTTCACTAGCTTACAAACAGCCTCTGTTACTTCTTCAACAAAATCCACTATCACTCCATCAATTCCCATCAAATGTTGCATATACACAGCTTCAGGCACATTACTGAGACACAGATAGATAGTAGTATTAGTATAGACAAATTAATTCAGAAACAACATTTGACCCCCCGCGCGCACTTACTTCAATTTGCCATAGGTCAGGAGGGAGAGCTTAGACTCTTTGATCTTGTTAACTGCTCCTGGATTCCTAAAGATGCCTCTCACCTCTGAAACAATCCCTTCCAGACCACCCTCTAAGCACAGTTTACTGGCCTCTTCCAACGAGTTCCTTCTAACATCATAGTAAATCTCTGTACCTCCATTTGTGAGGAAAAATACCTGCAACATTGCAATGCCAAAAGTCAAAATCACTTGTTGAGGTAATTAAAAGATTGATAGTGTCCAAAAATGGAAACGTACGGGGTAAGCACTCTGGAGTTTCTTGACAAGGAGAGCGGCATCAGGCTGGAAACTTGAGAAAATAATTGGTCTGCCTTTGGCATATTCTAAGACAACATGTAAAACGGCTTGAAGAACGCGGAGGAGGCAGTCTTGTTGATAAACAATGTGGTCATCAAATTTGAGCTCGATGTTGAAACCAATAGATGGATTCACTTTCTCAAAAGCTTCTTTTAAGGTACACGCTGAATCATCGATTTCCACAGTCCAGCTAACAATCTTTCCATCTTTTGTTTTCCTCATTAAAGGTTTACCAGCGAGACCCTCTTCTCTTTGGGGTCCGTAGCTAAGAAATTCAGCAAGCGACAGTTCAGTAATCCTCCTCTCGTAAATTGTACCCTGCGAAGAAATTACAACATTCCAGTCCATGAGAATCAAGAACAAtgtacataaaaggaaaaacaaaatcaTCAGAGAGCTTACATTATCTTGAGTGAGGATGAAGTCGTCGTGAAAAATGACTGGGCAATCATCCTTGGTCACCTACAAAAAATGACATATACTTCTTTTACTTTCCCGTCAAAGCCGAATAGCTCTTTACTCTCCAGCAACTTTTTTCATGCAAGAGTAAAGACTCTTTACACATCTATTAATTTGCAATCCCAAAAGACAGCacaggaaaaagaagaagaagaagaagaagagagatcaatca comes from Capsicum annuum cultivar UCD-10X-F1 chromosome 2, UCD10Xv1.1, whole genome shotgun sequence and encodes:
- the LOC107860821 gene encoding glycerophosphodiester phosphodiesterase GDPD1, chloroplastic, producing the protein MALKAVHVTDVPYLDQVPDKASLALYSARFSSQGVEIGRTSFKPSNFLVVGHRGNGMNSLQSTDRRMKALKENSILSFNAAANYPIDFIEFDVQVTKDDCPVIFHDDFILTQDNGTIYERRITELSLAEFLSYGPQREEGLAGKPLMRKTKDGKIVSWTVEIDDSACTLKEAFEKVNPSIGFNIELKFDDHIVYQQDCLLRVLQAVLHVVLEYAKGRPIIFSSFQPDAALLVKKLQSAYPVFFLTNGGTEIYYDVRRNSLEEASKLCLEGGLEGIVSEVRGIFRNPGAVNKIKESKLSLLTYGKLNNVPEAVYMQHLMGIDGVIVDFVEEVTEAVCKLVKKPEEVEDEMLLQGEEKVQNRPQFSQRELSFLLKLIPELIQ